A genomic window from Bdellovibrio sp. SKB1291214 includes:
- a CDS encoding class I SAM-dependent methyltransferase yields the protein MSTDALKQELFTVAPEKRKSAIRQDRTSFESNTCKMVFNDFECDVLNVNPFGCSVLMPEANGFAFRSAFGVHNTPVATLSFNGFKSQDIKLRWIDDETFDSDSGQQKLLTVFEVVGEPIQIQKIQTLQATTTIIQNQTEYAMALAELPAELKSIVYEMRDWLGKMKAQVDALEANTPKDSLKEAQEYRQTIAENLAKYLGQALPYAYSKIPALLAGLSDSQLKWVTKFMREQIGDYVYGAPFAARAYYKPRGYAGDYEMMNHLYRNELVGKTLFDQCMHKYFIDEPAGAAVKNRGTYLVEKISDIVREAPATQTMKILSIASGPAMEQQIFLQSKTEFHGRPLEFTCLDQDEESLKHAQRQLLSIERSTNSGYNFHFNNMAIKNLIAGGCPDQGYDLIYSAGLFDYFTEQIAQLAAKQMVAAVKPGGHVIIGNFSKTNPCVPFMELVLDWHLIYRSEEDLLRIFDGIGSQIWIEKEPLGVNLFVVIKK from the coding sequence ATGAGCACCGATGCTTTGAAGCAAGAGCTTTTCACTGTCGCTCCAGAAAAACGCAAGTCCGCAATTCGCCAAGACAGAACATCTTTTGAATCAAACACCTGTAAAATGGTATTCAATGATTTTGAGTGCGATGTTTTAAACGTCAATCCATTTGGCTGTTCTGTTCTTATGCCAGAAGCTAACGGTTTTGCATTTCGTTCTGCTTTTGGTGTGCACAATACTCCTGTCGCCACATTATCTTTTAACGGATTTAAATCTCAAGATATCAAGCTTCGTTGGATTGATGATGAAACGTTCGATAGCGATAGCGGCCAGCAAAAACTCCTGACGGTTTTCGAAGTGGTCGGTGAACCCATCCAGATTCAAAAAATTCAGACGCTACAAGCGACGACCACCATTATTCAAAACCAAACTGAATATGCCATGGCGTTAGCCGAGCTTCCTGCAGAGCTTAAAAGTATTGTTTATGAAATGAGAGACTGGCTGGGAAAAATGAAGGCCCAAGTGGATGCGTTAGAGGCTAACACTCCTAAAGACAGTCTTAAAGAAGCTCAAGAGTATCGTCAAACAATCGCGGAAAACCTAGCGAAATACCTGGGGCAGGCCCTGCCCTATGCTTATTCAAAAATTCCTGCTTTGCTGGCGGGTCTTTCTGACAGCCAACTCAAGTGGGTTACAAAGTTTATGCGAGAGCAAATCGGTGACTACGTATATGGGGCCCCGTTTGCCGCAAGAGCCTACTACAAACCTCGTGGTTACGCTGGTGATTATGAAATGATGAATCACCTCTATCGCAATGAATTGGTCGGAAAAACATTGTTTGATCAATGCATGCACAAATATTTCATCGACGAACCTGCGGGGGCGGCCGTAAAAAATCGCGGTACATATCTGGTTGAAAAAATCAGCGATATCGTCCGTGAAGCCCCCGCTACTCAAACAATGAAAATCTTGTCCATCGCTAGCGGTCCCGCGATGGAACAGCAGATTTTCTTACAAAGCAAAACTGAATTCCACGGTCGCCCTTTGGAATTCACTTGTTTGGATCAAGACGAAGAGTCTTTAAAGCATGCTCAACGCCAGTTGCTCTCCATCGAGCGTTCCACGAATTCCGGTTACAACTTCCATTTCAATAACATGGCTATTAAGAATTTGATTGCGGGTGGCTGCCCAGATCAAGGCTATGACCTCATATACTCGGCTGGGTTATTTGACTATTTTACAGAGCAAATTGCCCAATTGGCTGCAAAACAAATGGTGGCCGCAGTTAAACCTGGGGGACATGTCATCATTGGAAATTTCAGCAAAACAAACCCTTGTGTGCCTTTTATGGAACTGGTACTAGACTGGCATTTAATTTATAGATCAGAAGAAGACCTTCTGCGTATCTTTGACGGTATTGGATCACAAATCTGGATCGAGAAAGAACCGCTGGGCGTAAATCTGTTCGTCGTTATTAAAAAATAA
- a CDS encoding YbaN family protein, with product MGIIGVFLPILPTTPFVILSAWCFVRSSKKAHAWLYRQPLFGPALKNWDEKRAISRRAKLLAVSMILVSLTVMWLRIQNQNVLLVATAVLVSVSIFIATRNEPTD from the coding sequence ATGGGAATTATAGGTGTCTTTTTGCCGATACTTCCCACAACGCCTTTTGTGATTTTATCGGCATGGTGTTTTGTCAGAAGTTCTAAGAAAGCCCATGCGTGGCTGTATCGTCAGCCTCTGTTCGGTCCCGCCCTAAAAAATTGGGATGAAAAAAGAGCGATCTCGAGACGTGCGAAGCTTTTAGCTGTCTCAATGATACTGGTCTCGTTAACAGTGATGTGGTTACGCATTCAAAACCAAAATGTTTTGTTGGTTGCCACTGCAGTTTTGGTCAGTGTTTCGATTTTTATCGCCACTCGAAATGAGCCCACTGATTGA
- a CDS encoding substrate-binding domain-containing protein — MNKLSIFVNQQARILETVFKLFMTSCLLASVAKALPDNGPQAQPNKKILFIASNLRNGGVKSVSESFKQAGHHLKWQVDIADCGGQKSCVLSNLKKALKDVPDGIVLGGFDGADFRDTLKKARKKSVKVVGWHAAAKSGPTSDMFTNITTDPIAVAHTAAAQVLNYGAKTGGVIILTDRDYSIATTKTLAMKKAIEAMPNFKLIAVEDVAIAHADKEIPHLIKAWNQRYGKSWTHTLAINDLYFDMMAPSLKAIHREDVVGIAAGDGSVDGIARVDALKSPQLVTVAEPLQTQGWQLADELNRALAGEPASDYKTQVLVISKTYMDGLKSGDIEESIPYQSSYLKIWYPDTAKEKTLSP; from the coding sequence ATGAATAAGCTTTCCATTTTTGTAAATCAACAAGCAAGGATTCTTGAGACTGTTTTCAAGTTGTTCATGACGTCTTGTTTGCTTGCTTCCGTTGCAAAAGCACTTCCAGACAACGGCCCGCAAGCACAACCGAACAAAAAAATTTTGTTCATCGCCTCCAATCTGCGCAACGGGGGAGTTAAATCTGTCAGTGAGTCGTTTAAACAAGCTGGACATCACTTGAAGTGGCAGGTCGATATTGCGGATTGTGGTGGTCAAAAAAGCTGTGTTCTTTCAAACTTAAAAAAAGCACTTAAAGATGTCCCTGATGGAATTGTTTTGGGTGGGTTTGATGGTGCTGATTTTCGCGACACTTTGAAAAAAGCTCGTAAGAAAAGTGTCAAAGTCGTTGGCTGGCATGCAGCCGCTAAGTCAGGTCCTACAAGCGATATGTTCACTAATATAACGACTGATCCTATCGCCGTCGCACACACAGCTGCTGCTCAGGTTTTAAATTATGGAGCTAAAACCGGTGGCGTGATTATTTTGACAGACCGGGATTATTCCATCGCAACCACAAAAACGTTGGCAATGAAAAAAGCGATCGAAGCTATGCCCAACTTCAAGTTGATTGCCGTCGAAGACGTGGCAATCGCTCATGCCGATAAAGAAATCCCTCATCTGATCAAAGCTTGGAATCAGCGTTACGGAAAATCATGGACTCATACGCTAGCGATTAACGATCTGTATTTTGATATGATGGCTCCGTCCTTAAAAGCCATTCATCGTGAAGACGTTGTAGGTATCGCTGCTGGTGATGGCTCCGTTGATGGCATAGCACGGGTTGATGCTCTCAAGTCCCCGCAGTTGGTTACGGTGGCAGAGCCCCTACAGACCCAAGGGTGGCAGCTAGCCGATGAGTTAAACCGTGCCTTGGCGGGGGAGCCTGCCAGCGACTACAAGACCCAGGTTTTGGTGATCAGTAAAACGTATATGGATGGTCTTAAGAGCGGTGATATCGAAGAAAGCATCCCCTATCAGAGTTCATATCTAAAAATTTGGTATCCTGACACAGCAAAAGAAAAGACGCTTTCCCCATAA
- a CDS encoding CapA family protein gives MKILWIVLSALSFSLSAIAAEESFVTISAVGDVMLGTDYPTDKLPNDQGRKLFKYSEAYIKTGDIRFANFEGTLFDGSKGAGSKSEGANRHLFRTPTEFARTFANAGFNVVSLANNHAMDFGVEGLYSTQQTLRSYQIQYSTKRGAEVAQFTVRGIRVALIATDFYPGPRSISAPEKTYQEIRELKKRFDVVIVSSHAGGEGSDALRTPNQTEYYMGENRGNSVAFARGAIDAGASLIIMHGPHVPRGLEVYKGHLVVYSMGNFATERGINILGTAGLAPLLLIKLDPKGKFQKGSITSFVQNREQGVIYDKTMGAFKLMQSLSYQDFAASAPQFDSTTSMIYPR, from the coding sequence ATGAAAATACTCTGGATCGTCCTCTCCGCTTTAAGTTTTTCGCTGTCAGCGATTGCCGCTGAAGAATCTTTTGTCACCATTTCCGCAGTGGGTGACGTGATGCTTGGAACGGATTATCCCACGGATAAACTGCCAAATGATCAAGGGCGCAAACTTTTTAAATATTCTGAAGCCTATATTAAAACCGGCGATATTCGTTTCGCTAACTTTGAAGGAACATTGTTCGACGGCTCTAAAGGTGCTGGATCAAAAAGTGAAGGTGCAAATCGCCACTTGTTCCGTACTCCCACGGAGTTCGCACGCACGTTTGCGAATGCAGGTTTCAATGTCGTGAGCTTAGCCAATAACCATGCCATGGATTTTGGTGTGGAAGGTCTTTATTCAACTCAACAGACGTTGCGTTCCTATCAAATACAGTACTCCACAAAAAGGGGAGCTGAAGTCGCCCAGTTCACCGTGCGTGGCATTCGTGTGGCTTTGATCGCAACGGATTTTTATCCGGGTCCTCGCAGTATTTCTGCTCCTGAAAAAACCTATCAAGAGATTCGAGAACTGAAAAAACGTTTTGATGTCGTGATCGTGTCTTCTCACGCAGGTGGCGAGGGTTCCGATGCTCTCAGAACTCCCAATCAGACTGAATACTATATGGGTGAAAACCGCGGGAACTCAGTGGCCTTTGCCAGAGGAGCGATCGATGCGGGGGCAAGCTTGATCATAATGCATGGTCCTCACGTGCCTCGTGGTTTGGAAGTTTATAAAGGCCACTTGGTGGTTTATAGCATGGGAAATTTTGCGACAGAGCGTGGGATTAATATTCTAGGCACTGCAGGCCTGGCACCGCTGTTATTGATAAAGCTTGATCCTAAAGGAAAATTCCAAAAGGGCTCAATCACCTCGTTTGTTCAAAATCGCGAGCAAGGAGTGATCTATGATAAAACCATGGGCGCATTTAAGCTTATGCAAAGTCTTTCCTATCAAGACTTTGCAGCCTCAGCCCCGCAGTTCGACTCCACCACAAGTATGATTTATCCACGTTAA
- a CDS encoding tetratricopeptide repeat protein: MRWIPLLLLIAVLSACNSVKPETREQKMNRGFDYLDQQNYDQAVDYFQKLLKEDPHPQVRMALASAYAARAGVKFDSIYNFVVVKHKPVVRMQLAQLNFSEQTNEVIHNLEDFLAQWEQVPNVTKSGRSDLDKAVKVLSETDNAGARLYSAILRVVVLKANVGEGLLSWQLQAQSDENKLCLKDIRPWWQWCEKVLNSLESLGTDLEKAFPKKMDELKQYRAQLASFKTQMSAVSIPLGDACF, from the coding sequence ATGCGTTGGATTCCTCTCTTACTTTTGATCGCCGTTTTGTCTGCGTGCAATTCCGTGAAGCCGGAAACTCGCGAGCAAAAAATGAATCGTGGTTTCGATTACCTCGATCAGCAAAACTATGATCAAGCCGTTGATTACTTTCAAAAGCTATTGAAAGAGGACCCCCATCCCCAAGTGCGTATGGCATTGGCTTCTGCCTATGCAGCCCGTGCGGGAGTAAAATTTGATAGCATCTATAATTTTGTAGTCGTAAAGCATAAACCCGTCGTTCGCATGCAGCTGGCACAACTGAACTTTTCTGAACAAACCAACGAAGTCATTCATAACCTAGAAGATTTCCTAGCACAGTGGGAGCAAGTTCCCAATGTCACAAAGTCGGGCCGCAGTGATCTTGATAAAGCCGTCAAAGTTTTATCTGAAACAGATAATGCGGGCGCAAGACTATATAGCGCCATTTTGCGTGTGGTGGTTCTAAAAGCCAACGTCGGTGAAGGCTTGCTTTCGTGGCAGTTACAAGCTCAAAGCGATGAAAATAAACTGTGCCTTAAAGATATTCGTCCTTGGTGGCAATGGTGCGAAAAGGTTTTAAATTCTCTAGAAAGCTTGGGCACCGATTTGGAAAAAGCTTTTCCCAAGAAAATGGACGAGCTTAAACAGTACCGCGCGCAACTTGCATCATTTAAAACTCAAATGTCAGCCGTGTCGATTCCCTTGGGGGATGCATGCTTTTAA
- a CDS encoding lipid A deacylase LpxR family protein: MTSKKLLVILFLQILPVYSASANDGGRQIILDVGNDYFTGPEHSDRHLTNNISVGVIQSGLFGFTSGFKDDFSSSQKLYSSLAISQFIYTPENTDLAIPDPADQPYAGWLFLTSTLGVREEKLLTIYAIDLGVVGPAALAKETQNAYHRMIGVDEAQGWDHQLHNELGINVKVKQAVLPYRYEGSADSDFIYFYGGSLGNVDTHAEIGAILRWGYNIPDDMGYRAINAYDERFSLFAVFRINEKIVAKDIFLDGNSDGESPSVEKRPLLTAGSAGFVLRFDDVEFGYSYEMSTKRFKTQTTDDSRGNISLSYQRGF; the protein is encoded by the coding sequence GTGACTTCAAAAAAACTTTTGGTGATTCTATTTCTACAAATTTTGCCTGTTTATTCAGCATCAGCAAATGATGGTGGAAGACAGATCATTTTAGATGTTGGAAATGACTATTTCACAGGGCCAGAACATTCAGATCGCCATCTGACTAACAATATATCTGTGGGTGTTATTCAAAGTGGGCTGTTCGGATTCACGAGCGGTTTTAAAGATGACTTTTCTTCTTCGCAGAAACTTTATTCGAGTTTGGCCATTTCACAGTTCATCTATACGCCCGAAAACACCGATCTCGCGATTCCAGATCCAGCGGACCAACCGTATGCTGGTTGGTTGTTCCTAACAAGCACGCTGGGTGTGCGTGAAGAAAAGCTTTTAACTATATATGCAATCGACCTGGGTGTCGTGGGTCCTGCTGCCTTAGCAAAAGAAACACAGAATGCTTATCACCGGATGATTGGGGTGGATGAAGCTCAAGGATGGGACCATCAACTTCATAATGAGCTTGGTATCAATGTAAAGGTCAAGCAGGCCGTACTCCCCTATCGTTATGAAGGCAGTGCTGATTCCGATTTCATTTATTTCTATGGGGGCTCTTTAGGAAACGTCGATACCCATGCAGAAATTGGCGCTATCCTTCGCTGGGGCTATAATATTCCAGATGATATGGGCTATAGAGCCATCAATGCGTATGATGAACGCTTCTCTTTATTTGCGGTATTTCGTATCAATGAAAAGATCGTGGCTAAAGACATTTTTTTGGATGGAAACTCTGATGGAGAAAGTCCGTCAGTTGAAAAGCGTCCTCTGCTGACGGCCGGGAGTGCCGGTTTCGTTTTAAGATTTGATGATGTGGAATTTGGTTATAGCTATGAGATGAGCACGAAGCGCTTTAAAACTCAGACGACGGACGACAGCCGCGGAAATATCTCATTAAGTTACCAGCGCGGCTTCTAG
- a CDS encoding peptide ABC transporter substrate-binding protein, whose product MIHKFTLISFSLATVFTATTWSAPKDELKIAVNAEFDTIHPLVNTMAAGGLIQDAIMRPLVMITPQGKPKAVLIKEIPTIENKKARLFTDKTGKHLKADVEFIDNAMWGDGKPVTCKDLHAGWKVGSNDLVATPNRDDYDNVQDIVIDNANPKKCSIIFKRPQYNYYVSFPRLLPAHLELPIFEKHKGHVLAYERNSLYSSKITEPGLYNGPYRVSELKQGSHVVLVPNEKFYGTKPYFKKVIFKFILNSTSMEANLMSGNVDMTSSSGMSFDQTLAFEKKVKAQNLPYEVKYVAGSMYAHIELNLDNSILKDLKVRQALLLGFNRSEMGKSFFDGKQPPAIHFSTPLDEWFTDDPKLVTIYPYSKMKAQRMLDEAGWKMGPDGYRYKDGKKMSLTMTNVADNKMNEMIAVYLQGQWKQLGLEVILKSFPGRVFFGEILRQRKFEMAALTWVESPNMVPQGTMSSEMVPSKGNGWSGHNRSGWKNKEVDKLLVQAGEEFDQKKRIEIMHKILKIYTEELPQLPSYYRSNTSIIPKGLKGYEMSGHNNSEYLQIENWHF is encoded by the coding sequence ATGATTCACAAGTTCACTTTGATTTCTTTTTCACTGGCAACAGTTTTCACGGCGACTACATGGTCAGCCCCGAAAGATGAATTAAAAATTGCTGTGAATGCCGAGTTCGACACCATTCATCCTCTGGTCAACACCATGGCCGCTGGAGGCTTGATACAAGACGCGATCATGCGTCCGTTAGTAATGATCACTCCCCAGGGCAAACCAAAGGCGGTCCTGATCAAAGAGATTCCCACGATCGAAAACAAGAAAGCCCGTTTATTCACAGATAAAACCGGCAAGCATCTTAAAGCGGATGTGGAATTCATCGACAACGCCATGTGGGGCGATGGCAAGCCGGTGACATGTAAAGACTTGCACGCGGGATGGAAAGTCGGCAGCAACGATTTAGTCGCGACACCAAATCGCGATGATTACGACAACGTTCAAGACATCGTGATCGATAACGCCAATCCAAAAAAATGTTCAATTATTTTTAAAAGACCTCAATACAACTATTATGTCTCATTCCCTCGTCTGCTGCCCGCCCATCTTGAGCTACCCATTTTTGAAAAACACAAGGGTCACGTTCTGGCTTACGAACGCAATTCTTTGTACTCTTCAAAAATAACGGAGCCGGGATTGTATAATGGTCCTTACAGAGTCAGTGAATTAAAACAAGGCAGCCACGTCGTCCTCGTTCCGAATGAAAAATTCTATGGAACTAAACCTTACTTTAAAAAAGTGATCTTTAAATTCATTTTAAATTCCACATCCATGGAAGCAAATTTGATGAGCGGAAATGTCGATATGACATCTTCATCAGGAATGAGCTTTGATCAGACCTTAGCTTTCGAAAAAAAAGTAAAAGCCCAGAATCTGCCTTACGAAGTGAAATATGTGGCTGGATCCATGTATGCACATATCGAACTGAATCTAGATAACTCCATCTTGAAGGACCTTAAGGTCCGCCAAGCTCTGCTTCTTGGTTTTAACCGCAGTGAAATGGGCAAATCTTTTTTTGATGGGAAACAACCTCCCGCCATTCATTTTTCCACTCCCCTGGATGAATGGTTCACGGACGATCCCAAGCTTGTGACGATTTACCCTTACAGCAAAATGAAAGCCCAACGAATGTTGGATGAAGCTGGCTGGAAAATGGGGCCCGATGGCTATCGCTATAAAGACGGCAAAAAAATGAGCCTGACGATGACCAACGTTGCCGACAATAAGATGAATGAAATGATTGCGGTTTATCTGCAAGGTCAATGGAAACAACTGGGACTTGAGGTGATTCTAAAAAGCTTCCCAGGCCGTGTGTTCTTTGGAGAGATTTTGCGCCAAAGAAAGTTTGAGATGGCAGCATTAACCTGGGTCGAGTCCCCGAACATGGTCCCGCAAGGAACTATGAGTTCCGAAATGGTACCTTCCAAAGGAAATGGGTGGTCAGGCCACAATCGTTCCGGCTGGAAAAACAAAGAAGTGGATAAACTACTTGTACAAGCTGGAGAAGAATTCGATCAGAAAAAAAGAATCGAAATCATGCACAAGATTTTAAAGATTTACACGGAAGAGCTTCCGCAATTACCAAGTTACTATCGTTCCAACACTTCGATCATTCCGAAGGGTCTTAAAGGATACGAAATGTCGGGCCATAATAATTCCGAATATCTACAAATCGAAAACTGGCACTTCTAA
- a CDS encoding OmpA family protein, which translates to MKRMVLIGTAVAMIATGCATANENPNAAKGAGIGAAIGAVAGAVIGHQTGKRNEGALIGAALGAGIGGGVGHRMDQQAKELAKIAETKRTEQGLITKLKSDILFDTGKSTLKPAAQSNISELAQIMKKYPENILTVRGYTDDTGTAVKNNPLSKDRAEAVRAQLIASGVPANTITSIGMGATNPVDPAKTAEARSKNRRVEIEITVDESKVPKQANAH; encoded by the coding sequence ATGAAAAGAATGGTTCTTATCGGTACCGCAGTAGCAATGATAGCTACAGGTTGTGCGACAGCGAATGAAAATCCAAATGCGGCTAAAGGCGCTGGTATTGGTGCCGCGATCGGCGCGGTGGCTGGTGCAGTGATTGGTCACCAAACTGGTAAACGTAATGAAGGTGCCTTGATCGGTGCCGCTCTCGGTGCTGGTATCGGTGGTGGCGTTGGTCATCGTATGGATCAACAAGCTAAAGAATTGGCAAAAATCGCTGAAACTAAAAGAACTGAACAAGGTTTGATCACCAAATTGAAATCAGACATCTTGTTCGACACTGGTAAATCAACTTTGAAACCAGCAGCTCAATCTAACATCTCAGAGCTTGCACAAATCATGAAAAAATACCCAGAGAACATTTTGACTGTTCGCGGTTATACTGATGACACAGGAACTGCAGTTAAAAACAATCCACTTTCCAAAGATCGCGCTGAAGCAGTTCGCGCCCAGTTGATCGCAAGTGGTGTTCCTGCAAACACAATCACTTCTATAGGTATGGGTGCAACGAACCCCGTTGACCCTGCAAAAACAGCGGAAGCACGTTCAAAAAATCGTCGCGTTGAAATCGAAATCACTGTGGACGAATCCAAAGTTCCAAAACAAGCTAACGCTCACTAA
- a CDS encoding SIMPL domain-containing protein, with translation MSKMVKTLVLAVTLCATMAHGADRTIVVSGTSEKGLDPNMVSMTVEVWSKAQTAKQAQQSAANQFKNVKKVFEDFKVKKEDIQTDNYSLNPEYVYDQKTQTNKMVGFRVVQSLVVTLRKVDEAGPFLDALVTDKKSTDSGVNVNSINWDSDKRSATETSALGDAVRNTRIKAEEIAKAAGVKIKGVSRISHGVSAVQPPVPMVRNFAMKAMADSAPTELSAGQIKVRVEVTAEYEIN, from the coding sequence ATGAGCAAAATGGTAAAAACATTAGTACTGGCAGTTACACTTTGTGCCACTATGGCACACGGAGCAGATCGTACAATCGTAGTCAGTGGAACATCTGAAAAAGGCTTGGATCCAAACATGGTCAGTATGACTGTCGAAGTCTGGAGCAAGGCTCAAACTGCAAAACAAGCTCAGCAATCTGCGGCGAATCAGTTCAAAAATGTTAAGAAAGTCTTTGAAGACTTTAAAGTTAAAAAAGAAGACATCCAGACAGACAACTACAGTTTGAATCCCGAATACGTTTATGATCAGAAAACGCAGACTAATAAAATGGTTGGTTTCCGCGTTGTACAATCCTTAGTCGTAACTTTGCGGAAAGTCGATGAGGCGGGGCCATTCCTGGATGCTTTAGTTACTGACAAAAAGTCTACAGATTCTGGTGTGAACGTGAATTCAATCAACTGGGATTCAGATAAGCGTTCCGCAACTGAAACATCAGCTTTGGGAGATGCTGTTCGAAATACTAGAATAAAAGCAGAAGAAATCGCAAAAGCAGCCGGCGTTAAAATCAAAGGTGTCTCAAGAATTTCTCACGGAGTATCAGCAGTTCAACCACCAGTTCCAATGGTGCGTAACTTTGCTATGAAAGCGATGGCAGATTCTGCGCCGACGGAGCTTAGCGCAGGACAAATCAAAGTCCGCGTAGAAGTAACGGCAGAGTACGAAATCAATTAG
- a CDS encoding C1 family peptidase, with the protein MKYLPLLCLPFLFPSVSNAQSAVCAEAKELYEGIKLSYDKTIVTKTVQQLKTTVRSCGQTTQQLLGVDDKFLDSMAKESRKREFLRVKNDLDASAQHGDTKEYEKEFTEYAKEFGFDDYKNYLAEKKKQGLEAMAVERKSCTAVDMSKDLPATRNQDSVGWCYAFAAADLMSYKLKKNISAADIALNYQDDWLDGMNRGILGTSTADINGGFTDKAISKAAKNGFCLESELPSEDNSGGNFADNMRALDRMGRNQVMSQSLACDDLYSEAKKMFPKINVGDVQDVVKKSVEDEFILNLRNKSCKNRIHEAPEAVSYQRKGFYNGYNDLISRAVDDKKYADIIDEQLTKKNPVSVAVDAYAFYDRRTPASTPDTVGAHAVVLAGRRFNEKTGQCEYKIKNSWGKGCSTYDKKYECSQGQFWMPKADLLQRTWDVTYVK; encoded by the coding sequence ATGAAGTACTTACCTCTGCTGTGCCTGCCCTTTTTATTCCCCAGCGTTTCCAATGCCCAATCGGCGGTTTGCGCCGAAGCCAAGGAACTGTACGAGGGAATTAAACTCTCTTACGACAAAACAATCGTCACTAAAACGGTACAGCAGCTTAAAACCACCGTCAGATCTTGTGGGCAAACGACCCAACAACTTTTAGGGGTCGATGACAAGTTCCTGGATAGCATGGCCAAAGAATCCCGCAAGCGGGAATTTTTACGGGTCAAAAATGATCTGGATGCCTCGGCCCAGCACGGTGATACGAAAGAGTATGAAAAAGAGTTCACAGAATACGCCAAAGAGTTTGGTTTTGATGACTACAAGAACTATCTAGCTGAAAAGAAAAAGCAGGGCCTTGAAGCTATGGCGGTCGAACGCAAATCCTGCACGGCTGTCGACATGAGTAAAGATCTGCCAGCAACTCGCAATCAGGATTCCGTGGGTTGGTGTTACGCCTTCGCCGCCGCTGATTTAATGTCTTACAAATTAAAAAAGAACATTTCGGCCGCAGACATTGCCTTAAATTATCAAGATGACTGGCTGGATGGAATGAACCGAGGAATATTGGGCACGTCGACAGCCGATATCAACGGGGGATTTACTGATAAAGCCATCTCTAAAGCTGCAAAAAACGGCTTTTGCTTAGAAAGTGAATTACCTAGCGAAGACAATTCAGGCGGAAACTTTGCCGACAACATGCGTGCCTTGGACAGAATGGGCCGAAATCAAGTGATGTCGCAGAGTCTAGCTTGCGATGACTTGTATTCTGAGGCTAAGAAAATGTTTCCCAAAATTAACGTCGGTGATGTTCAAGACGTCGTAAAAAAATCTGTTGAAGACGAATTCATTCTGAATCTGCGCAATAAATCCTGCAAAAACAGAATTCACGAAGCTCCAGAGGCCGTCTCCTATCAGCGCAAAGGATTTTACAACGGATACAACGATTTGATCAGCAGAGCTGTGGACGACAAAAAATATGCAGATATCATCGATGAACAGCTGACTAAGAAAAACCCTGTGAGCGTCGCCGTCGACGCGTATGCTTTTTATGATCGCAGAACTCCAGCATCAACGCCCGACACCGTCGGGGCCCACGCCGTTGTTTTAGCCGGAAGACGTTTCAATGAAAAAACCGGTCAATGCGAATATAAAATTAAAAATTCCTGGGGCAAGGGCTGCTCGACTTACGATAAAAAATATGAATGCAGCCAGGGTCAGTTTTGGATGCCCAAAGCAGATCTTCTGCAACGTACATGGGATGTGACCTATGTTAAATAG
- a CDS encoding TerC family protein has protein sequence MIEMLSNPQIWIAFFTLFALELVLGIDNVIFISILAGKLPKEQQDRARVTGLALAVITRVILLFSLSWIIGLTEPLFAVFGQEISGRDLILLLGGLFLIVKSTMEINHKLEGVEGSQSNHVAHSFSAVIFQILLLDVVFSLDSVITAVGMVSEIGVMVAAVVVSAVVMIVSAKSISNFVDSHPSLKILALSFLLMIGFTLIVESLEVHIPKGYVYFAMAFSVGVEMLNIRMRKKKPKEPVKLRERFAEDDAKK, from the coding sequence ATGATCGAAATGCTTTCGAATCCGCAGATATGGATCGCGTTTTTTACTTTGTTCGCTTTGGAACTTGTTCTTGGTATTGACAACGTTATTTTTATTTCAATTCTAGCTGGCAAACTTCCTAAAGAGCAGCAGGACAGAGCCCGTGTCACCGGGTTGGCTTTAGCGGTCATCACGCGAGTGATTTTACTCTTCTCTTTAAGTTGGATTATCGGTCTTACAGAACCGTTGTTTGCTGTTTTCGGGCAAGAAATTTCCGGTCGCGACTTGATCTTGTTGCTGGGTGGTTTGTTCTTGATCGTTAAAAGCACCATGGAGATCAATCATAAATTGGAAGGGGTCGAGGGCAGTCAATCAAATCACGTTGCCCACTCGTTCAGTGCGGTGATCTTTCAGATTCTTTTATTGGACGTAGTATTCTCGTTGGATTCAGTGATCACCGCAGTGGGTATGGTCAGTGAAATCGGTGTTATGGTCGCAGCAGTTGTTGTCTCTGCGGTTGTGATGATCGTGTCAGCAAAATCAATCAGTAACTTCGTAGACTCTCATCCATCACTTAAAATTTTGGCATTGAGCTTCTTGTTAATGATTGGTTTCACTTTGATCGTTGAATCCTTGGAAGTTCACATCCCGAAAGGCTACGTTTACTTCGCAATGGCCTTCTCGGTGGGTGTTGAGATGTTAAACATTCGCATGCGTAAGAAAAAACCGAAAGAGCCAGTTAAGCTTCGCGAACGTTTTGCTGAAGACGACGCAAAAAAATAA